The Oncorhynchus kisutch isolate 150728-3 linkage group LG10, Okis_V2, whole genome shotgun sequence region TGAATTGTTGTACTTTATCTCACCATTCCTCTGCCAAGGTAGCGTTGGACAAAGTCCTTCCAAGTGATCTCCTTGCCTGTGTCTCTGAATTGATAGTAGAGCGTGGCAGAGGATATCCCAGCTAGTACCACTGCCAGGGCACGGAAGTCTTTCTCATCCCATGGGATGTCACCCTAGAAAGGCAGAGGAAAGGTCAACATGTTGAGGTATCTGCATCCAGTGCCATAGaacgtcacacacacatatatacctacctcaatcactccagtacccctgcacattgagaatggtactgacctgtatatacactgagtgtacaaaacattaggaacacctgctctttccatgacagactgagcaggtgaatccaggtaaaagctatgatcccttatggatgtaatttgttaaatccacttcaatcagtgtagatgaaggagatgagacaggttaaataattatttttaggccttgagacaactgagacacggattgtgtatgtgtgccattcagagggtgaatgggcaaaacaaaatagtgcctttgaatggggtatggtagtaggtgccagacccactggtatgagtgtgtcaagaactgcaatgctgccgGGTTTTCAAATTCAACAGTGTCTCATGTGCAtgaagaatagtccaccacccaaagaacatccagccaacttgacataactgtgggaagcattggagtcaacatgggtcaccgtccctgtggaacacttgacaccttgtagagtccatgccccgacaaattgaggctgttctgaaggcaaaaggggaTGTAACTCAAAATTAGGAAAGTACagtaatgttttgtaaactcagtgtactTGCACTCTCACTCTGGATTCACTTGCattctcgctactgttattttattgttactcttTAATTTTTcttacaactgcattgttggttaagggcttgtaagtaagcatttcactgtaaggttgatGTATTCGGTGCatctgacaaatacaatttgatttcaaATATCCCTCATAGAATAGGGTGTAATACTATAAAGACAGACCATTCACATCACACACCTTCTGCATGCGGCTCCACCaatctttccctcctcctcttttccctccgCCTCCACTGCCACCTGATTCCTTCCCTTTACCATCTGCCAATCAAAAGTGAATGACAGCATTAGGTCAGTCCACTCCAGGCAGACAATGTTGGTTAGAGCCCAGGAGCATCATCTAGGTTGGCAGATCTAGTCAGGGTAACCTAGGTTAAACCCTTGGATCAATATTCCCCTTGAGGAGATATCACTCAGATAACAAAATATTTTTCATTCGACTGCATACCACTAACATTTGCCTCTATAGCACTGCAGTTCATGATTTTATGTAACAGACACTTCTAGACATGTCTCTTGGATCTTACCTTTTGGCGGCTCAGTGGAGTACAGTAGTCCATGAGATGTAAAGATTCCATCAGATGACAATAACTTACTTTGAGCAAGCCTCTGAGGAGGAAAGCATTAACATCCAGATTATGGGAAAGAGTTTGATTTATAACTGgttgtgtagctagctagctaacagctaacTTGGCTAACTAGTTTGTTGACCTAACGTTACTGCACTGCCTAGAAgtagctaggctagctagctaactaatatAGGCACACAGTTCTGACAGCACAATAACAGTTCTAGCCATTGTTTGTGTTGTATAGAACTAGCTAGAATGGCTAATTAGTTTATGCCTAATTTCAGTTGGCTTAACGAACACAAAACAACCTTACCCTGACCGTGGAGCCACGATAGCCGGGCAGCACAGAGAAGTTCCTTGACACCGAATTGCGTACACATGCTCTCACTGCGATCCGTAGAGACAAAGCAGCCGTCGAGAGAAGCCCCAACATTTGAGCCATTCTCCCGCTGGCACTTGCCCTCCACTCTTTGAAAAAATATCAAATGTTCTAGATATTCTGTCTTCTTACAGTTCATCAGTGTGACAGTGTTGGATAACAGCCACAGTCATTACATACAGCAAGAATGTCAGAGCAAGACCACTAAGGACCCCAATAAATTGACCAAAATTATGCCTGACAATTGGGATTGGAATGGAAATGTTTTTCCGTTGATTCTTAGGATATGGTCCACAATTGCATGTAAAATATAACAATATTTAAAATACAGTATATCAAGGATGATATGTGTTCAATAATTACAAGTTTACAGATGTAATTAACTTTATTTCATTTATGCGCGAATAGGACGACTTTGAGTCTCTGCGGAGCTCGATCTTGCTCTGTGATTGGctgagaaacacacacgcacattgcATCATGGATGAGCAATTTGACAGGTAGATTACAAAATGTGTACATTCATGATGAACAGACAAAAAGCTAAATATTCAGCACGTGATAGCCATTTGACTTCAGTTCATCATTATGACTATTTCAAACTACAGTAACTCGACCACTTAGGTATCAACTGGACATGTAAGCATTTTAGCTCGATTAACCACATCCATGGTATAGTGCGGGCAGAGGCTCAGACGAGAGATGGCTCTAACTTCCCCTGTACGTGCTATAGGAGAAGCGGCTCAGGAGCAGGGGCAAGTGGAATCTCTCGTTGGGGTTTGTTATAGTGAAGACAATCtgttgaagaaaaaaaagagaaagaaacagaacATAATAAGGGTTTGTTGGTTTTAATCTTTAAAAAATGCCGGAAATTCCTCTAGGCCAAATGTATTAGTAGGTGTATTGATACGTCCATGGCTGATACCCACTTACCTCAACATATGGGTAGAAGGAGTTCTGACCCAAACTCTCCCAATATTGTCCAGTCTCAAAACGCATCTTATACATCCCAGGCGTGAACGCTTTTGTA contains the following coding sequences:
- the LOC109897460 gene encoding 5-hydroxyisourate hydrolase, with the translated sequence MSSTLPNSPLTTYVLNTGDGVPGARMALSLHRLDSPLVIWNLVTVGTTDEDGRCPGLITTKAFTPGMYKMRFETGQYWESLGQNSFYPYVEIVFTITNPNERFHLPLLLSRFSYSTYRGS